One Acidobacteriota bacterium DNA window includes the following coding sequences:
- a CDS encoding acetyl ornithine aminotransferase family protein, with translation MQGTAELKVAKLPAIKTALPGPVAQQVVAHDAEFISPSYTRPYPLVVKRAKGAMIEDVDGNIFLDFNAGVAVCSTGHAHPHVIEAIKKQVDDFLHVCSADYYFPQLPQLAEKLNQVAPGNNPKKVHFGNSGAEAVEGAVKLAMYSTQRQKLIAFFGAFHGRTMGALSLTASKSKQRAGFGPQALDVTHIPYANCYRCPYNLTQETCGAKEAKGPHCARVIEDLLFKTTIPADECAAIVVEPIQGEGGYVVPPASFLQTLREIADRHGILVIADEVQSGFGRTGKMYASEHFDFVPDILTSAKGIASGLPLSATIARADLMNWSPGAHASTFGGNPVAIAASLATLELLEDGLIENAAKMGAYLLEGLTALKDKHAIIGDVRGKGLMIGIELVKDRATKEPHAEAQHQVELECFKRGLITLGCGQSTIRLSPPLVIDRDQCDFAVKTIDEALEMVGK, from the coding sequence ATGCAAGGCACAGCAGAATTGAAGGTCGCAAAACTTCCCGCAATCAAAACCGCATTGCCCGGCCCTGTGGCGCAGCAAGTCGTCGCGCACGATGCCGAATTCATTTCGCCGTCATACACGCGCCCGTATCCGTTGGTCGTCAAACGCGCAAAAGGCGCCATGATCGAAGACGTGGACGGCAATATCTTCCTGGATTTCAACGCCGGAGTCGCCGTATGTTCGACGGGCCACGCGCATCCGCACGTGATCGAAGCCATCAAAAAACAAGTGGATGATTTTCTGCACGTCTGTTCGGCGGATTATTACTTTCCGCAGTTGCCGCAACTTGCCGAAAAACTGAATCAAGTTGCGCCCGGCAATAATCCCAAGAAAGTTCACTTCGGAAATTCCGGCGCGGAAGCTGTCGAAGGCGCAGTCAAACTGGCGATGTATTCGACGCAGCGGCAAAAGCTGATCGCGTTTTTCGGAGCCTTTCACGGTCGCACGATGGGCGCGCTGTCGTTGACCGCCAGCAAGTCCAAACAGCGCGCAGGCTTTGGCCCGCAAGCCTTGGACGTGACGCACATTCCCTACGCCAATTGTTATCGGTGCCCGTACAACCTGACGCAGGAAACCTGCGGCGCGAAAGAAGCAAAAGGCCCGCACTGCGCGCGCGTCATTGAAGACCTACTCTTCAAAACCACCATTCCGGCTGATGAATGCGCCGCCATCGTGGTGGAACCAATTCAAGGAGAAGGCGGCTACGTTGTCCCGCCAGCGTCGTTTCTGCAAACGCTCCGCGAAATTGCCGACCGGCACGGCATTCTGGTCATTGCCGACGAAGTCCAATCCGGCTTCGGACGCACGGGCAAAATGTACGCGTCGGAGCATTTTGATTTCGTGCCGGACATTCTGACTTCTGCCAAAGGCATCGCTTCGGGCTTACCCTTGAGCGCCACGATTGCCCGCGCCGATCTGATGAATTGGTCGCCGGGCGCGCACGCTTCGACCTTTGGAGGAAATCCAGTGGCAATTGCGGCTTCGCTGGCGACGCTGGAATTGCTGGAAGACGGTTTGATTGAAAACGCCGCGAAGATGGGGGCGTATTTGCTGGAAGGATTGACCGCGCTAAAAGACAAACACGCGATCATCGGCGATGTTCGCGGCAAAGGCTTGATGATCGGCATCGAACTGGTCAAAGACCGCGCGACCAAAGAACCGCACGCCGAAGCCCAACATCAGGTCGAACTGGAATGCTTCAAACGCGGCTTGATTACGCTTGGCTGCGGCCAGAGCACGATCCGGCTGTCGCCTCCGCTGGTGATTGACCGGGATCAATGTGACTTTGCGGTCAAAACAATTGATGAAGCATTGGAAATGGTTGGGAAATAA
- the cyoE gene encoding protoheme IX farnesyltransferase, whose protein sequence is MEAVTSTGAAHPSVESIEAQSFSPALTLGEKLAAYYDLTKPRITFLVVLSALAGFAIASPSPINWLVFLHTALGVALLSSGISTLNQYWERESDGLMDRTKSRPLPSGKLTGNGALAFGIAISVLAEVYLAWLVNPLTAAFGFVALTSYLFLYTPLKTRTHWCTFIGAFPGALPVVLGWTAARNEIGLEAAVLFGIMFFWQFPHFHAIATMYREDYSKASIRMLPVIEPDGKSTARQIVGYTVGLVIISVLPTLLGFSGWIYFAGAAVLGGWFLHASLTTAKQMTREQARHLLKVSVMYLPLLLGLLVVNS, encoded by the coding sequence ATGGAAGCTGTAACCTCCACAGGCGCGGCGCATCCTTCTGTCGAATCCATCGAAGCGCAGAGCTTTTCACCAGCGTTGACGCTAGGTGAAAAGCTGGCGGCATATTACGACCTGACCAAACCGCGCATCACGTTTCTGGTGGTGTTGTCTGCGTTAGCCGGATTCGCTATCGCTTCGCCATCGCCAATCAACTGGCTTGTATTCCTTCACACTGCGCTCGGCGTAGCGTTGCTGTCGAGCGGCATTTCCACGCTCAATCAATACTGGGAACGCGAATCTGACGGCTTGATGGATCGCACAAAATCCCGTCCGCTGCCTTCCGGCAAACTGACAGGAAATGGAGCTTTGGCATTTGGCATTGCGATTTCTGTCCTTGCCGAAGTGTACTTGGCATGGCTGGTCAATCCGCTGACGGCAGCGTTTGGCTTTGTAGCGCTGACCAGTTACCTGTTTCTGTACACGCCGCTGAAAACGCGGACGCACTGGTGCACGTTCATCGGGGCATTTCCCGGAGCTTTGCCGGTCGTGCTCGGCTGGACAGCGGCGCGTAACGAAATCGGCCTGGAAGCGGCAGTTTTATTCGGCATCATGTTTTTCTGGCAATTCCCGCACTTCCACGCCATCGCGACGATGTACCGCGAAGATTATTCCAAAGCCAGCATCCGTATGCTCCCAGTCATTGAACCAGATGGTAAATCCACGGCTCGGCAAATCGTTGGCTACACGGTTGGCTTGGTAATCATTAGCGTCCTGCCGACCTTGCTCGGCTTCTCCGGTTGGATTTATTTTGCCGGAGCCGCCGTGCTCGGAGGCTGGTTTCTCCACGCCAGCCTGACCACGGCCAAGCAAATGACTCGTGAACAAGCGAGGCATCTACTGAAAGTTTCGGTGATGTATTTGCCGCTGTTGCTGGGGTTGTTAGTAGTCAACAGTTAG
- a CDS encoding SpoIIE family protein phosphatase → MSSDLIPSTQQNVSETSQSADRLQRLINDMSVEFISILDLDTLIDRVAQRLRQVIDYKFFNLFLVDEIRGGLLWKKAVGYNPDDVAAHEVIPFDSSIASAAWREGQTINVGDVTQDSRYLPIATQDGYPPRSEIAVPLMLVRENKIVGVLTIESVEPNYFTRDHERLLGVLGNQLAIALEHARVYDELRQRAKEMRTLIEIGHEITAILDLDRLLDHIAPMLDRIISYEYLLVGLIDEPRQELVWHVEEGYGVLKQERANRTPVTYGVVGRAVRERRTQIVGDVLRDPDYFVTDNWREQGQRSEIAVPLIYEDRVIGVLALESDRQNAFNEYHGRLLENIANPLAIAIVNARLHQQHVERERRLEREMLMARDVQRAMLPDQPPLKGFELAARLEPALNLSGDFYDYMMLSPNRLGLMIGDVAGKGVRAAMGMAASRSILRSVARRGGSPAKVLRDANLRLHRDLGKQLLLTLVYGVLDADTKMLHYCNAGHNAPLLVKASGKWRALKTGGLLLGVFDKQQYKTETIHLEKGDLLFFYTDGLVEAHTPQPNREDFGEGRILEFLLNNRHLKAAALIDALVNHINEFTAGAHQHDDMTLVALKVL, encoded by the coding sequence ATGTCCTCTGACCTGATACCTTCGACGCAGCAAAATGTTTCGGAAACGTCACAATCGGCTGACCGATTGCAGCGTTTAATCAACGACATGAGCGTTGAGTTCATCTCGATTCTGGACCTGGATACGTTGATTGATCGTGTCGCCCAACGGCTTCGACAGGTCATTGACTACAAATTTTTCAATCTGTTTCTGGTGGATGAAATTCGCGGCGGGCTGTTGTGGAAAAAAGCCGTTGGCTACAACCCTGATGACGTCGCCGCGCATGAAGTCATTCCGTTTGATTCCAGCATCGCATCAGCCGCCTGGCGCGAAGGTCAGACGATTAACGTTGGCGATGTCACGCAGGATTCGCGTTATTTGCCAATTGCTACACAAGATGGGTATCCGCCACGTTCGGAAATTGCCGTTCCGCTGATGCTGGTCCGCGAAAACAAAATCGTTGGCGTTTTGACGATTGAAAGCGTGGAACCGAATTATTTTACGCGTGATCACGAACGGTTGTTGGGCGTGCTTGGCAATCAACTTGCCATCGCATTGGAACATGCGCGCGTGTATGACGAATTGCGCCAGCGCGCCAAGGAAATGCGCACATTGATCGAAATCGGGCACGAGATCACGGCGATTTTGGACCTTGACCGCCTGCTCGATCACATTGCGCCGATGCTTGACCGGATCATCAGTTATGAATATCTGCTGGTCGGGTTGATTGACGAACCGCGCCAGGAACTGGTCTGGCACGTTGAGGAAGGATACGGCGTTTTGAAACAGGAACGCGCCAACCGGACTCCTGTGACGTATGGAGTCGTTGGGCGAGCCGTGCGCGAACGACGCACTCAAATTGTCGGAGATGTGTTGCGCGATCCGGATTACTTCGTCACGGACAATTGGCGCGAACAGGGGCAACGCTCCGAAATCGCCGTGCCGTTGATTTATGAAGATCGGGTGATTGGCGTATTGGCGCTGGAAAGCGACCGGCAAAATGCGTTCAACGAATATCACGGACGATTATTGGAAAACATCGCCAACCCCCTGGCCATCGCCATCGTCAACGCGCGGTTGCACCAACAACACGTCGAGCGCGAACGGCGACTGGAACGCGAGATGTTGATGGCGCGCGATGTGCAACGCGCAATGTTGCCCGACCAGCCGCCGCTGAAAGGCTTCGAGTTGGCCGCAAGGCTGGAACCGGCGCTCAATCTGAGCGGTGATTTTTACGATTACATGATGCTGTCGCCGAACCGGTTGGGGTTGATGATCGGCGACGTTGCCGGCAAAGGTGTTCGCGCGGCAATGGGAATGGCGGCCTCGCGAAGCATTTTGCGCAGCGTCGCTCGGCGCGGCGGCAGCCCGGCGAAAGTCCTGCGCGATGCCAATTTACGATTGCATCGCGATCTGGGAAAACAGTTGCTGCTGACGCTGGTGTACGGCGTGCTGGACGCCGACACCAAAATGCTGCATTACTGCAACGCCGGACACAATGCGCCGCTGCTGGTCAAAGCTTCGGGCAAATGGCGCGCGCTGAAAACCGGCGGATTGTTGTTGGGCGTGTTCGACAAACAACAGTACAAAACCGAAACGATTCACCTGGAAAAAGGCGATTTGCTTTTCTTTTATACCGACGGCCTGGTCGAGGCTCACACTCCCCAACCGAACCGCGAAGATTTTGGCGAAGGCCGCATTCTGGAATTTTTGCTGAACAATCGTCACCTGAAAGCCGCTGCGTTGATTGATGCGTTGGTCAACCACATCAACGAATTTACGGCGGGCGCTCACCAGCACGATGATATGACGTTGGTGGCGCTCAAGGTTTTGTAA
- a CDS encoding cold-shock protein, producing MAEKKQGKVKWFNNAKGYGFIEQPDGSGDVFVHYSAIDMDGFKTLDEGQLVEYELVQGPKGKQAEKVTAVQ from the coding sequence ATGGCAGAGAAGAAACAAGGCAAAGTTAAATGGTTCAATAACGCAAAAGGTTACGGCTTTATTGAACAACCCGACGGAAGTGGCGATGTTTTCGTCCACTATTCGGCAATAGACATGGATGGGTTTAAGACTCTCGACGAAGGCCAATTAGTCGAATATGAGTTGGTGCAGGGGCCAAAAGGCAAACAGGCTGAAAAAGTCACCGCTGTGCAATAG
- a CDS encoding peroxiredoxin — protein MSDSIGSRVGQIAPEIDLPDGNGNRWKLTDARGNVVVLLFYPGDETPVCTRQLCSLRDNWARYLETGAEVVGINTDSIENHHSFSANHQLPLRLLSDASGSVVRAYEMKALFGTRRGVIVIDKTGVIRFRKVVMPIFRPTDDEVLAAIHEVLNTGN, from the coding sequence ATGAGCGATTCAATTGGGTCTCGTGTTGGCCAGATTGCGCCGGAAATTGATTTGCCGGATGGCAATGGCAACCGCTGGAAATTGACCGATGCGCGCGGAAACGTCGTCGTGCTGTTGTTTTATCCGGGCGATGAAACTCCGGTTTGCACGCGCCAACTTTGCAGCCTGCGCGACAACTGGGCACGGTACCTGGAAACCGGCGCGGAAGTTGTCGGCATCAATACCGATTCAATTGAAAACCATCATTCCTTTTCCGCCAATCACCAACTGCCACTGAGATTATTGTCCGATGCCAGTGGCAGTGTGGTGCGCGCTTACGAGATGAAAGCGTTGTTTGGCACCCGCCGCGGAGTCATTGTGATTGATAAAACCGGCGTGATTCGGTTTCGCAAAGTCGTCATGCCGATTTTTCGTCCCACAGACGATGAAGTGCTGGCTGCAATTCATGAAGTTTTGAACACCGGAAACTAA
- a CDS encoding cysteine--tRNA ligase, translating into MLKLYNTLTSRVEEFKPLEDNNVRLYVCGPTVHDFAHIGNFRTFLFADLLRRYLKFKGYQVHHVMNITDVDDKIIRKSIEKGQTLRDYTEVFTNYFFEDFDALGAERPEEILRATDHIPEMIEIIKRLNANGHTYESEGSTYFRINTFDGYGKLSKVKFEGNVVGASERVDSDEYEAKENARDFVLWKAAKPGEPFWETDLGKGRPGWHIECSAMSMKSLGETFDIHAGGIDLVFPHHENEIAQSEGATGKPFVRYWVHAEFLMVEGQKMSKSLGNYFTFRDLVEKGYTPRAIRYLLLSAPHHKQLNFTLEGLRGAESTVARLNDFKQRLTEVQPQEGSTPAIARMAELSLKRFEDAMDDDLNTAEALAAVHDFVRETNSSMAAGAIKSADKSVLLGAIDRFDSVFAIFGEAKKEMLDSEIQTLIDERQAARKAKNFARSDEIRDQLTEMGILLEDTKDGLRWRRK; encoded by the coding sequence ATGCTGAAGCTATACAACACACTGACAAGCCGTGTCGAAGAGTTCAAACCGCTGGAAGATAACAACGTCCGCTTATACGTTTGCGGACCGACGGTTCACGACTTTGCACACATCGGAAATTTCCGGACGTTTTTGTTTGCCGATCTGTTGCGGCGCTACTTGAAATTTAAGGGCTACCAAGTCCATCACGTGATGAACATCACGGATGTTGACGACAAGATCATTCGCAAGTCCATCGAGAAGGGGCAGACCTTGCGCGATTACACCGAAGTTTTCACAAACTACTTTTTTGAAGATTTCGATGCGCTCGGCGCCGAACGCCCCGAAGAAATCCTGCGCGCCACAGACCACATTCCGGAGATGATTGAGATCATTAAACGGCTGAACGCCAACGGACACACCTACGAGTCCGAAGGTTCGACGTATTTTCGCATCAACACCTTTGACGGATACGGCAAACTTTCAAAAGTGAAATTCGAGGGAAACGTTGTCGGAGCGAGCGAACGCGTGGATTCCGACGAATACGAAGCCAAGGAAAACGCACGCGATTTCGTGCTATGGAAAGCCGCCAAACCCGGCGAGCCATTTTGGGAAACGGATTTAGGGAAGGGAAGACCCGGCTGGCACATCGAATGCTCGGCAATGTCCATGAAATCGCTGGGCGAAACCTTTGACATTCACGCTGGCGGAATTGATCTGGTATTTCCGCACCACGAAAACGAAATTGCGCAATCCGAAGGCGCAACCGGAAAACCATTTGTGCGATATTGGGTTCACGCAGAATTCCTGATGGTCGAAGGGCAGAAGATGTCCAAGAGTTTGGGCAACTATTTCACGTTCCGCGACCTGGTTGAAAAGGGCTACACCCCGCGCGCAATTCGATATCTGTTGTTGTCTGCGCCGCATCACAAGCAGTTGAACTTCACGCTCGAAGGTTTGCGCGGTGCCGAGAGCACTGTGGCTCGGCTGAATGATTTCAAGCAGCGTCTGACAGAGGTACAGCCGCAGGAAGGTTCGACGCCCGCGATTGCCCGAATGGCCGAACTGTCGTTGAAACGGTTTGAAGACGCGATGGATGATGACTTGAACACCGCCGAAGCATTGGCTGCCGTTCACGATTTCGTTCGCGAAACCAATTCTTCGATGGCCGCTGGCGCGATCAAATCCGCAGACAAATCCGTTCTGCTTGGGGCAATTGACCGATTCGATTCGGTCTTTGCCATTTTCGGCGAAGCCAAAAAAGAAATGCTCGATTCCGAAATTCAGACCTTGATTGACGAACGTCAGGCCGCGCGAAAGGCGAAAAACTTCGCTCGTTCGGACGAAATTCGCGATCAACTGACCGAGATGGGAATCCTGCTGGAAGACACAAAAGACGGCTTGCGCTGGCGCAGGAAATAA
- a CDS encoding ribonuclease E inhibitor RraB produces the protein MNIAEVLLDTAVEDNRLLIAIQDQGDDLTKPRDLDFFLYAKTKERATLVADFITDNRYGRPFVQSYPKNDESLTWRIKVTIHAPLAENVVHTLSAFFACLSQIYDLDYDGWETSIEK, from the coding sequence ATGAACATCGCTGAGGTCTTGCTAGATACTGCAGTTGAAGACAATCGCCTATTGATTGCGATTCAGGACCAAGGAGATGATCTTACCAAGCCACGCGATTTGGATTTTTTCCTTTATGCTAAAACAAAGGAACGGGCGACGCTCGTAGCGGACTTCATTACTGACAATCGCTATGGTCGCCCGTTTGTTCAAAGCTACCCCAAAAACGATGAAAGCCTAACGTGGCGTATCAAAGTTACGATTCACGCCCCTTTAGCCGAAAATGTTGTTCATACACTTTCGGCCTTCTTTGCTTGTCTTTCTCAAATTTACGACCTTGATTACGATGGGTGGGAAACAAGCATAGAAAAATAA